A stretch of the Massilia sp. W12 genome encodes the following:
- a CDS encoding NHLP bacteriocin system secretion protein: MSSEIFRKVALERLSTPDQLDQALLLTPAKSRLALWLAGLLVLAMLVASLLISVPVMASGSGIVLQTLGVSDVVAAHGGRVRRVLSAPGQTIQAGQLIAELSQPELETALQTQHADLREAQAQRARISELHASDRAMQSRQQIQQRGELQVRRGAASQRHAWLQQRIKQDQQLLASGFLSRNRLQDTEAELLQQQEKLAEIESNLKALDSDAAAREHVRVKELLEQDLRISNLQHRIREAEQRLQRESRLLAEAGGVVAEIKFAVGDVLSAGQAVLTLLPPVSSQSGQLEVIAYLAAGEGKKVKPGMAVRVTPGNVKKEEFGSIIGTVQSVAPIPATSEGMQRTLRNRQLVQNLSQNAAPIEVRLSLQADPASASGLRWTSRGPDLRLDAGTIVQAEVVVKRIRLLALALPALEAWLHLEPIA, encoded by the coding sequence ATGTCTTCCGAGATTTTTCGCAAAGTCGCCCTGGAACGCTTGTCCACCCCTGATCAGCTCGATCAGGCGCTGTTGCTGACGCCCGCCAAGAGCCGCCTGGCGTTGTGGCTGGCGGGGCTGCTGGTGTTGGCCATGCTGGTGGCCAGTCTCTTGATCAGCGTGCCGGTGATGGCCAGCGGCAGCGGCATCGTGCTGCAAACCCTGGGGGTGAGCGATGTGGTGGCGGCGCATGGCGGGCGGGTGCGGCGCGTCTTGAGCGCACCCGGGCAAACCATTCAAGCCGGCCAGCTGATCGCTGAATTGTCCCAACCCGAACTCGAAACCGCGCTGCAAACCCAGCATGCCGACTTGCGCGAAGCACAGGCGCAGCGCGCCCGCATCAGCGAATTGCACGCCAGCGACCGCGCCATGCAAAGCCGCCAGCAAATCCAACAGCGCGGTGAATTGCAAGTGCGGCGCGGCGCCGCCAGCCAGCGTCACGCCTGGCTGCAACAGCGCATCAAACAGGATCAACAATTGCTCGCCAGCGGCTTTTTAAGCCGCAACCGCCTGCAAGACACCGAGGCTGAACTCTTGCAGCAGCAGGAAAAACTGGCCGAAATCGAAAGTAATTTGAAAGCGCTCGACAGCGATGCGGCGGCGCGTGAGCATGTGCGCGTGAAGGAATTGTTGGAACAGGATCTGCGCATCAGCAATCTGCAGCACCGTATCCGCGAAGCTGAGCAGCGCTTGCAGCGCGAGAGCCGTCTGCTGGCCGAGGCCGGCGGCGTGGTGGCGGAAATCAAATTCGCAGTCGGCGATGTGCTGTCCGCAGGACAAGCCGTGCTGACCCTGCTGCCGCCAGTCAGCAGTCAGAGCGGACAGCTGGAAGTAATCGCCTATCTGGCCGCCGGCGAAGGCAAAAAAGTCAAACCCGGGATGGCGGTGCGGGTCACGCCGGGCAATGTCAAAAAAGAAGAATTCGGTTCCATCATCGGCACAGTGCAAAGCGTGGCCCCGATCCCCGCCACCAGCGAAGGCATGCAACGCACCTTGCGCAATCGGCAATTGGTTCAAAATCTGTCCCAGAATGCGGCCCCGATTGAAGTCCGTCTGAGTCTGCAGGCCGATCCCGCCAGCGCCTCCGGCTTGCGCTGGACCTCACGCGGGCCGGATCTGCGTTTAGACGCCGGCACCATTGTGCAGGCAGAAGTGGTGGTGAAACGCATCCGCCTGCTGGCGCTGGCCTTGCCCGCGCTGGAAGCCTGGCTGCATCTGGAGCCGATTGCATGA